In Plodia interpunctella isolate USDA-ARS_2022_Savannah chromosome 19, ilPloInte3.2, whole genome shotgun sequence, a genomic segment contains:
- the LOC128678150 gene encoding uncharacterized protein LOC128678150, whose product MAFTDSEERELIKLVSEHPLLYDTNDEGYHNLYVKESTWQTVAKTLNKPVEECKKKWKFIRDGYTRYKRRFKGDAVPPRNSKSKRHQLMSFLDNYQSASTEPEVQIDEDNDDTSQETYITNYEFIDENNFDNDDSDTPIRNHKIKKEVEERESPPPFKKLKNKSDYDRIERDENVERVDVRKREDDVDLFCRHIAEVLRNLPQLYKAKAKKQISAIVSDYEIKAAQSGSNTSDTETR is encoded by the exons ATGGCCTTCACCGACTCCGAAGAAAGGGAGTTAATTAAGTTGGTTTCTGAGCACCCACTATTATACGACACAAATGACGAGGGATACCACAACCTCTATGTTAAGGAATCAACTTGGCAAACTGTAGCAAAGACATTAAACAAACCCG TCGAAGAATGTAAGAAAAAATGGAAATTCATTAGAGACGGCTACACCCGGTACAAGAGGAGATTTAAGGGCGACGCGGTCCCACCGAGGAACTCCAAAAGTAAACGTCACCAATTGATGTCTTTTTTGGACAACTATCAATCAGCGTCTACGGAACCAGAGGTGCAAATTGACGAAGACAATGACGACACGAGTCAAGAGACATACATAACAAACTATGAGTTTATtgacgaaaataattttgacaacgATGACAGTGACACACCAATAAGAAACCACAAAATCAAAAAAGAGGTGGAAGAAAGGGAATCGCCGCCACCATtcaaaaaactgaaaaataaatctgattatGACAGAATAGAGAGAGACGAAAACGTTGAAAGGGTTGATGTGAGAAAGAGAGAAGATGACGTGGACTTATTTTGCCGCCATATTGCAGAAGTTCTGAGGAACCTACCTCAGTTGTATAAAGCTAAAGCCAAGAAACAAATCAGTGCTATAGTTTCAGATTATGAAATCAAAGCGGCACAGTCTGGATCAAATACATCTGATACGGAAACACGATga